A genomic stretch from Campylobacter concisus includes:
- a CDS encoding NADAR family protein: MEQILAAKDPAQMKALGRQVRSFDAKVWDEVKFSVVLNASYLKFSQNTPLRDFLLQTGSKILVEASPVDKIWGIGLAASDENAQNPMKWRGQNLLGFALIRVRDEIAKVYKNVHLCDARELNLDHL; encoded by the coding sequence TTGGAGCAAATTTTGGCTGCTAAAGATCCGGCACAGATGAAGGCGCTTGGCAGGCAAGTGCGTAGCTTTGATGCTAAGGTCTGGGATGAGGTCAAATTTAGTGTCGTGCTAAATGCGAGCTATCTAAAATTTAGCCAAAATACCCCTTTGCGAGACTTTTTGCTCCAAACTGGGAGTAAAATTTTAGTTGAGGCAAGCCCAGTTGATAAAATCTGGGGCATAGGTTTGGCCGCAAGCGATGAAAATGCGCAAAATCCTATGAAGTGGCGAGGGCAAAATTTACTTGGCTTTGCGCTGATTAGGGTGAGGGATGAGATAGCAAAGGTCTATAAAAATGTCCATCTTTGTGACGCAAGAGAGCTAAATTTGGATCATTTATAA
- the ligA gene encoding NAD-dependent DNA ligase LigA — protein sequence MTKQEYERAIDTLNAWAKAYYDDDEPLASDEEYDALYHAVLAFEQANPSEISIFSPTKRVGGAVKEGFSKANHIKRMWSMEDIFDLGELDAWLKRGEKENLTFVAEPKFDGASLNLLYENGVLVRAITRGDGITGEDVTQNAKTINSVLKNIDYKGLIEIRGEVVIRKEDFELLNAERAKEGEAPLSNPRNAAAGSLRQLDSAVTAKRKLLFIPWGVGEQSLGLKDHSEVMKFVRDLGFERDDFFKILTKDELEAAYNELLANRDSKSVMMDGMVIRVNDLTRCEELGYTVKFPKFMVAFKFPAIEKVTRLKDVALQVGRSGVVTPVGVLDEVNIDGANVKSATLHNFDEIERLGVMKNDYIGIIRSGDVIPKITKVYKDRRDGSEEAIDRPKFCPVCGSHLLDEGVFVKCQNLSCRARVVGSIIHYASKKCLNIDGLGDAIVNLLFDKGLISCIKDIYGLKFDDLIALEGFKDKKINNLLNAIEASKGAELSRFITGLGCEHIGEVAAKKLASSFGHGWLDASFDELVSLEGFGAEMANSLTDFAEVNRDEILALSQIVQPSVTQVQSISNALSGKTVVITGTLSRPRDEIKAELESFGAKVSGSVSKKTDFVLAGEEAGSKLEKANELGVPVIDESEYERLKLEV from the coding sequence ATGACAAAACAAGAGTACGAACGAGCGATAGATACGCTAAATGCGTGGGCAAAGGCCTACTACGATGACGATGAGCCACTTGCAAGCGACGAGGAGTATGACGCACTCTATCACGCAGTGTTGGCCTTCGAGCAGGCAAATCCAAGCGAAATTTCTATCTTCTCACCGACAAAACGTGTAGGTGGTGCCGTAAAAGAGGGCTTTAGTAAGGCCAATCACATCAAGCGCATGTGGAGTATGGAAGATATCTTTGATCTTGGCGAGCTTGATGCGTGGCTAAAGCGTGGCGAGAAAGAGAATTTAACTTTTGTAGCCGAGCCTAAATTTGACGGAGCGAGCTTAAATTTACTCTATGAAAATGGCGTTTTGGTTAGGGCGATTACTAGGGGTGATGGCATTACAGGCGAAGACGTGACGCAAAATGCAAAGACGATAAATTCTGTTTTAAAGAACATTGATTACAAAGGGCTTATAGAAATCAGGGGTGAGGTAGTTATAAGAAAGGAAGATTTTGAGCTACTAAACGCAGAGCGCGCAAAAGAGGGCGAGGCACCACTTTCAAACCCTAGAAACGCCGCAGCTGGTAGTCTAAGACAGCTTGATAGCGCAGTGACTGCTAAAAGAAAGCTACTTTTCATACCGTGGGGCGTTGGAGAGCAGAGCCTTGGGCTAAAAGATCACAGCGAGGTGATGAAATTTGTGCGTGATCTTGGCTTTGAAAGAGATGATTTTTTTAAAATTTTAACAAAAGACGAGCTTGAGGCTGCATACAACGAGCTTTTGGCGAATCGTGACTCAAAAAGCGTGATGATGGATGGTATGGTGATACGTGTAAACGATCTCACACGCTGCGAAGAGCTGGGCTATACTGTTAAATTTCCAAAATTTATGGTGGCGTTTAAATTTCCAGCTATTGAAAAGGTGACTAGGCTAAAAGATGTTGCACTTCAGGTTGGTAGAAGCGGTGTAGTAACTCCTGTTGGCGTGCTTGATGAGGTAAATATAGATGGCGCAAATGTGAAATCTGCCACGCTTCATAACTTTGATGAAATAGAGCGCCTTGGAGTGATGAAAAACGACTATATCGGCATTATCCGCTCAGGAGATGTCATACCAAAGATCACAAAGGTTTATAAGGATAGGCGCGATGGCAGCGAAGAGGCGATAGATAGGCCAAAATTTTGTCCAGTTTGTGGCTCGCACCTACTTGATGAAGGGGTCTTTGTAAAGTGTCAAAATTTAAGCTGCAGGGCAAGAGTGGTAGGCTCAATAATTCACTACGCATCGAAAAAATGCTTAAATATAGACGGTCTTGGCGATGCGATCGTAAATTTGCTATTTGACAAGGGGCTAATTTCCTGCATAAAAGACATTTACGGCCTTAAATTTGATGATCTCATTGCGCTTGAGGGCTTTAAAGATAAAAAGATAAATAACCTTTTAAATGCGATCGAAGCTAGCAAAGGTGCGGAGCTATCGCGCTTTATCACCGGCCTTGGTTGCGAGCACATCGGCGAGGTGGCGGCTAAAAAGCTTGCAAGTAGCTTTGGACATGGCTGGCTTGATGCTAGCTTTGATGAGCTTGTCTCGCTTGAAGGCTTTGGTGCGGAGATGGCAAATAGTTTAACAGACTTTGCCGAGGTAAATAGGGACGAAATTTTAGCACTAAGCCAGATCGTGCAGCCAAGCGTGACGCAGGTGCAGAGCATCTCAAATGCACTAAGCGGCAAGACTGTCGTTATAACTGGCACGCTAAGTCGCCCAAGAGATGAGATAAAAGCCGAGCTTGAGAGCTTTGGCGCAAAGGTTTCTGGCTCAGTTTCTAAAAAAACGGACTTCGTGCTAGCTGGCGAGGAGGCTGGCAGTAAGCTAGAAAAAGCAAATGAGCTAGGCGTGCCGGTGATCGATGAGAGCGAATATGAGAGGCTAAAACTTGAGGTTTGA
- the folP gene encoding dihydropteroate synthase, which yields MKFYKINNKSDFDEICKAISPSPAGIKLMHEKSEINFIYIDEIKTPAANILKQDALSVGAELVTHRDTILGKESLSKALLMATDAQLSQLAKKEKLQDFGLKKLAVFLETKFIKPAKPLIMGVANINTDSFNEQSRINTQNGIAKIESMIEAGADYIDLGGVSSRPGSEYCGREEEFRRIKDVVEEIYKLNLHEKAKFSLDSFDPYCLEFALNHGFKMINDITANASLATLAARYDAEFCMMHMQGDPATMQVAPKYSDLIGEIAGFFEQKIVLAKELGAKKLVLDVGIGFGKTAEQNLLLIKHLEHFLKFDCPLLVGASRKSVINHYHPSEVKDRLPGSLYLHLKAFENGAQIIRTHDVAEHKQLFNMHEAMKQTTLW from the coding sequence TTGAAATTTTATAAGATAAATAACAAAAGTGACTTTGATGAAATTTGCAAAGCCATCTCGCCAAGTCCTGCTGGCATTAAGCTTATGCATGAAAAAAGTGAGATAAATTTTATTTACATAGATGAGATAAAAACCCCAGCGGCAAATATCCTAAAGCAAGATGCGCTTAGTGTTGGAGCCGAGCTTGTGACGCATAGAGATACGATCTTGGGCAAAGAGAGCCTAAGCAAAGCCTTACTAATGGCGACAGATGCGCAGCTAAGCCAGCTAGCTAAAAAAGAGAAGCTACAAGACTTTGGGCTTAAAAAGCTTGCCGTCTTTTTAGAGACTAAATTTATAAAGCCCGCAAAGCCTCTTATAATGGGCGTTGCAAATATAAACACAGATAGCTTTAATGAACAAAGCCGTATAAATACTCAAAATGGCATAGCAAAGATAGAAAGTATGATCGAAGCAGGTGCAGACTACATCGACCTTGGTGGCGTTAGCTCAAGGCCAGGGAGCGAGTACTGCGGACGCGAGGAGGAATTTAGGCGTATAAAAGATGTCGTGGAGGAAATTTACAAGCTAAATTTACATGAAAAGGCGAAATTTAGCCTTGATAGCTTTGATCCTTATTGCCTTGAATTTGCTCTAAATCACGGCTTTAAGATGATAAATGACATCACGGCAAATGCCTCACTTGCCACGCTTGCGGCGCGATATGATGCTGAGTTTTGCATGATGCATATGCAAGGCGATCCTGCGACTATGCAAGTCGCGCCAAAATATAGTGACCTAATCGGCGAGATAGCAGGCTTTTTTGAGCAAAAGATAGTCCTAGCAAAGGAGCTTGGCGCTAAAAAGCTAGTGCTTGATGTGGGTATTGGCTTTGGTAAGACGGCTGAACAAAATTTGCTGCTTATCAAGCATTTGGAGCATTTTTTAAAATTTGATTGCCCACTACTAGTAGGTGCGAGCCGCAAATCAGTCATAAATCACTACCACCCAAGCGAGGTCAAAGACCGCTTGCCAGGCTCGCTTTATCTGCATCTAAAAGCCTTCGAAAACGGCGCGCAGATCATTAGGACGCACGATGTAGCCGAGCACAAGCAGCTTTTTAATATGCACGAGGCGATGAAGCAAACCACGCTTTGGTAG